One segment of Paenibacillus sp. FSL R7-0337 DNA contains the following:
- the ispE gene encoding 4-(cytidine 5'-diphospho)-2-C-methyl-D-erythritol kinase, producing the protein MKMYEKAPAKINLMLDVLHKRADGFHEVEMIMTMVDLADRLELSELKRDSIIISSQAGYIPLDEKNLAFQAARLIKDRYNVRSGVHIHLDKRIPVAAGLAGGSSDAAATLRGLNRLWRLGIPVQELQELGAELGSDVPFCVTGGTALATGRGERLTPIANPPQMWVILAKPPINVSTAEVYGRVRAGNIAVHPSALRMQQALEAGDFSAVCEGLGNVLEDVTLKLHPEVQQLKEAMLKLGADGVLMSGSGPTVFGLVSKHSKVARIYNGLRGFCKEVYAVRSLS; encoded by the coding sequence TTGAAAATGTATGAGAAGGCACCGGCAAAAATTAATCTGATGCTGGATGTGTTGCATAAGCGGGCTGACGGATTTCATGAAGTGGAAATGATAATGACAATGGTCGATCTGGCGGACCGTCTGGAGCTGTCGGAGCTGAAGCGGGATTCGATTATTATCTCAAGCCAGGCCGGATATATTCCGCTGGATGAGAAGAATCTGGCCTTCCAGGCGGCAAGGCTGATCAAGGACCGGTATAACGTCAGAAGCGGCGTACATATCCATTTGGACAAAAGAATTCCGGTTGCTGCCGGTCTCGCCGGCGGAAGCAGCGATGCCGCGGCTACGCTGCGCGGCCTGAACCGGCTCTGGCGCCTGGGCATCCCGGTGCAGGAGCTGCAGGAGCTGGGCGCTGAGCTGGGCTCAGACGTCCCGTTCTGCGTCACAGGAGGCACTGCCCTGGCGACGGGCAGGGGCGAACGGCTGACCCCAATCGCGAATCCGCCGCAAATGTGGGTTATCCTGGCGAAGCCGCCGATCAATGTATCGACGGCTGAGGTATACGGACGTGTGCGCGCTGGCAACATAGCGGTGCATCCGTCCGCGCTCCGCATGCAGCAGGCTCTGGAGGCCGGTGACTTCTCAGCCGTCTGTGAGGGCCTCGGCAACGTGCTGGAGGATGTGACCCTGAAGCTGCACCCTGAGGTGCAGCAGCTCAAGGAAGCGATGCTGAAGCTGGGTGCGGACGGCGTGCTGATGTCGGGAAGCGGTCCGACCGTATTTGGCCTTGTCTCCAAGCACTCCAAGGTGGCGAGAATCTATAACGGTCTGCGCGGATTCTGCAAGGAAGTCTATGCAGTGCGTTCGCTTAGCTAA
- a CDS encoding 3D domain-containing protein gives MGVFQPEVSHDSQSSSRSFALRLKQVNPRVVLLAGVASIVIALLILLYVHGQSKKEITLVIDGQVQTLETRETLFSDMLAKEQISLQAHDELSIGLSDEIKDGDRIVINTAQKFALTVDGKTETLFTTEDTIGQAIDKLGYSLEGLDKIYPSLETAVSADMEIKIVRINKHVVQRTTNLPFRVIKTADPSLTKGTVRVAQAGKPGVMIQHIEKIYQDGELASMRMIGKEVQTVTKDKVIAIGTKPLPKPVVVTAKVSKPVTTSNSSKASARVSNVTSKAGLDFEYKRMIKNVSMTAYSSQEPGIGTRTASGTRVTEGRTIAVDPSVIPIGWWVYIEGLGFRRAEDTGGAIKGNKVDVYYDSLSHARNFGRKSRTLYVIGPVKPELN, from the coding sequence GTGGGCGTATTCCAACCAGAGGTATCCCATGATTCGCAATCATCCAGCAGGTCTTTCGCATTACGGTTGAAGCAAGTGAATCCCCGCGTAGTTTTACTTGCCGGTGTGGCATCGATTGTTATCGCACTGTTAATACTGCTGTACGTACACGGTCAGAGCAAAAAAGAAATTACCCTAGTAATAGACGGACAGGTACAGACACTGGAGACGCGGGAAACGCTGTTCAGTGATATGCTGGCTAAGGAACAGATTTCGCTGCAGGCGCATGATGAATTATCTATTGGCCTTAGTGATGAAATAAAAGACGGCGACCGTATCGTGATTAACACTGCGCAGAAGTTCGCTCTTACCGTAGACGGAAAGACCGAGACGTTATTTACGACCGAGGATACTATTGGTCAGGCCATCGACAAGCTGGGCTATAGCCTGGAAGGCTTAGACAAGATTTACCCTTCGCTAGAAACCGCAGTATCTGCAGACATGGAAATCAAAATTGTCCGGATTAACAAGCATGTGGTTCAACGGACAACTAATTTGCCTTTCCGGGTCATTAAGACAGCAGACCCCTCATTGACCAAGGGAACCGTAAGAGTGGCACAGGCAGGTAAGCCGGGCGTAATGATTCAGCACATCGAGAAGATCTATCAAGATGGCGAGCTGGCATCCATGCGCATGATCGGCAAGGAAGTACAGACGGTTACCAAGGACAAAGTCATTGCCATTGGAACCAAGCCGCTTCCTAAGCCCGTCGTAGTTACTGCCAAAGTCTCCAAACCTGTAACAACCTCCAACTCATCTAAAGCCAGTGCAAGGGTCAGCAATGTTACCAGTAAGGCTGGTCTGGATTTCGAGTACAAAAGAATGATCAAAAACGTATCCATGACTGCGTATTCGTCGCAGGAACCGGGTATTGGAACACGTACTGCCTCCGGCACACGCGTAACGGAAGGCCGCACTATAGCTGTAGATCCTAGTGTTATACCGATTGGCTGGTGGGTGTACATTGAAGGATTAGGGTTTCGCCGAGCAGAGGATACCGGCGGTGCCATCAAAGGCAACAAGGTGGATGTCTATTACGATTCATTGAGCCATGCCCGTAATTTCGGCCGTAAGTCGCGCACACTCTATGTGATCGGACCTGTGAAGCCGGAGCTGAACTAA
- a CDS encoding TatD family hydrolase, translated as MQLFDTHTHLDAPQFDEDREEVIARALEAGVSKMINIGFNRDTIPTTMQLAEKYDYIYAAVGWHPQDAITMRDGDLEWIASLCSHPKVVAIGEIGLDYYWDTSPKDVQHDVFRKQIGLARELKMPICIHNRDAHEDVIRILREEKAGEVGGVMHSFSGSWESAKMCLELGFHLSFGGPITFKNARVPKEVLAQTPLDRLLIETDSPYLTPHPFRGKRNETAHVRLVAEAAAAIKGIELQELAEITYANALERFGIL; from the coding sequence ATGCAGTTATTCGACACCCATACCCATCTGGATGCTCCACAATTCGACGAAGACCGCGAAGAGGTCATTGCCAGAGCGCTGGAAGCCGGCGTCAGCAAGATGATCAACATTGGCTTTAACCGGGACACGATACCGACGACCATGCAGCTTGCCGAGAAATATGATTATATTTATGCAGCCGTAGGATGGCATCCCCAGGATGCCATCACGATGAGGGACGGAGACCTGGAATGGATCGCCTCCTTATGCTCTCATCCCAAGGTGGTTGCCATCGGTGAGATCGGGCTGGATTACTACTGGGACACCTCCCCTAAGGATGTACAGCATGATGTATTCCGCAAGCAGATCGGTCTGGCCCGTGAGCTGAAGATGCCAATCTGTATTCATAACCGAGATGCTCATGAAGATGTGATCCGTATCCTCCGCGAGGAGAAGGCGGGCGAGGTTGGCGGCGTAATGCACTCCTTCTCCGGCAGCTGGGAAAGTGCCAAGATGTGTCTTGAACTAGGATTCCATCTTTCTTTTGGTGGACCGATTACGTTCAAGAATGCCCGGGTGCCCAAAGAGGTGCTTGCCCAGACTCCGCTAGACCGGCTGCTGATCGAAACCGACTCCCCATATCTAACTCCGCACCCCTTCCGGGGCAAGCGAAATGAGACCGCTCATGTGAGGCTGGTAGCGGAGGCGGCCGCGGCAATAAAAGGGATTGAATTACAGGAATTGGCTGAAATTACGTATGCGAACGCACTGGAACGATTTGGGATACTCTGA
- a CDS encoding HD domain-containing protein yields MKQPLSEEKVFKDPVHNYIHVQDTIIWRLINTMEFQRLRRIRQLGTSYLTFHGAEHSRFSHSLGVYEITRRIISQFERSGYKDWMPEERLLTLCAALLHDLGHGPFSHSIEEAFEMDHEDWTCRIILEDTEITAILRDVAEDFPDKVASVISKTYEHEIVVNLVSGPLDADRMDYLLRDAYYTGVNYGTIDIDRILRMLRPYDGRVVVKESGMHAIEDYLMSRYQMYWQVYFHPVTRSSEIILRQILRRAKELVQQQHAFRFMIEPLSDLFSGEVTVGQYLLLDEALMQTAFMQWTLEEDDILSDLCSRFIHRKLYKYVEMEHLDSDTIDEIRRSFAGAGLRPDYDLEIDYPTDLPYDVFRPGEGFDSKQILLLDKHERLREISEVSDIVRSISGIHRGRYHLYFPQDRLQKALSQLPPSIAEIFAK; encoded by the coding sequence ATGAAGCAACCGCTGTCAGAAGAGAAGGTATTTAAGGACCCGGTTCACAACTACATCCACGTACAGGACACTATTATCTGGAGACTGATCAATACTATGGAATTCCAGCGTCTGCGGCGCATCCGGCAGCTTGGGACCTCCTATTTGACCTTTCACGGGGCAGAACACAGCCGCTTCTCCCATTCTCTGGGGGTATATGAGATTACGCGGAGGATTATCTCCCAGTTTGAACGGAGCGGCTACAAGGATTGGATGCCGGAGGAGAGACTACTTACCCTGTGTGCGGCACTGCTGCATGATTTGGGGCATGGACCCTTTTCCCATTCTATAGAAGAAGCTTTCGAAATGGATCATGAAGACTGGACCTGCCGTATCATTCTGGAGGATACAGAGATCACTGCTATTCTGCGTGATGTGGCTGAAGATTTCCCCGATAAAGTGGCCTCAGTCATCTCCAAAACCTACGAGCATGAAATTGTTGTCAATTTGGTGTCGGGACCACTTGATGCTGACCGAATGGATTATCTGCTCCGGGATGCATATTATACGGGGGTGAATTACGGAACCATCGACATCGACCGGATTCTGCGGATGCTACGTCCTTATGACGGCCGGGTGGTTGTGAAGGAATCGGGGATGCATGCGATTGAGGATTACCTAATGTCACGGTATCAGATGTACTGGCAGGTCTATTTCCACCCGGTAACCCGCAGCTCAGAGATTATTCTCAGACAGATTCTCCGCCGGGCCAAGGAGCTGGTGCAGCAGCAGCATGCTTTCCGCTTCATGATTGAGCCCTTAAGTGATCTGTTCAGCGGAGAGGTAACGGTAGGGCAGTATCTGCTGCTGGATGAAGCCTTGATGCAGACTGCCTTCATGCAGTGGACGCTGGAGGAGGATGACATCCTGAGCGACTTGTGCAGCCGGTTTATCCATCGTAAACTGTATAAATATGTGGAAATGGAGCATTTGGATTCTGACACAATTGACGAAATCCGCCGCAGCTTCGCCGGTGCGGGACTCCGGCCCGATTATGACCTGGAAATTGATTATCCCACCGATCTTCCCTATGATGTGTTCCGTCCGGGAGAGGGCTTTGACAGCAAGCAGATCCTGCTTTTGGACAAGCATGAGCGGCTGAGGGAAATCTCCGAGGTATCGGACATTGTACGCTCCATCAGCGGTATTCACCGCGGCAGATACCATCTGTATTTTCCACAGGACAGGCTGCAGAAAGCCCTTTCACAGTTGCCGCCGTCCATCGCAGAGATTTTTGCCAAATAA
- the rsmI gene encoding 16S rRNA (cytidine(1402)-2'-O)-methyltransferase encodes MTIQCQSSFQNNHDGAKPEGCGCLYLVATPIGNLEDMTYRAVRMLKECDIIAAEDTRQTRKLLSHFEITPSMLFSYHEHNKAASGPELIRYIIEGKNLALVSDAGLPAISDPGADLVALAVRHQIPVIPVPGANAALSALIASGLPTASFTFIGFLPRERKDIRAVLAPLRSAQGTLLFYESPHRVAKTLVHLQEAFGNRRITLARELTKRYEEFLRGNIEECLAWLEEHPPLGEYVIVLEGESKEEAELAESSWWRQLSTGEHVAHYEASGLTRKDAMKKAASDRGLSKRDIYNELLERE; translated from the coding sequence ATGACCATACAATGCCAAAGCAGCTTTCAAAACAACCATGACGGAGCGAAGCCCGAAGGATGCGGGTGCCTGTATCTGGTGGCTACACCGATCGGCAATCTGGAGGATATGACTTACCGGGCAGTGCGCATGCTGAAGGAATGCGATATTATCGCCGCTGAGGATACGAGGCAGACGCGTAAGCTGCTGAGCCATTTTGAAATTACACCGTCCATGCTGTTCAGTTACCATGAGCATAACAAGGCGGCCAGTGGGCCGGAGCTGATACGCTATATAATAGAAGGTAAAAATCTGGCACTCGTCAGCGATGCTGGTCTGCCGGCGATTTCCGACCCTGGTGCCGATCTGGTAGCTCTGGCTGTCCGCCATCAGATTCCGGTGATTCCAGTGCCTGGGGCGAATGCCGCATTGTCGGCTTTGATTGCCTCAGGACTGCCTACCGCCAGCTTCACATTCATCGGCTTCCTGCCTAGGGAGCGCAAGGATATCCGGGCTGTTCTGGCACCTCTGCGTTCTGCCCAAGGGACACTTCTCTTCTATGAATCACCTCACCGCGTTGCCAAGACACTCGTTCATTTGCAGGAGGCCTTCGGCAACCGCCGGATTACACTGGCTCGTGAGCTGACTAAGCGGTATGAGGAGTTCCTGCGCGGAAACATTGAGGAGTGTCTGGCCTGGCTGGAGGAGCATCCCCCGCTTGGCGAATACGTGATCGTACTTGAGGGAGAGAGTAAAGAGGAGGCGGAGTTGGCCGAGTCTTCCTGGTGGCGCCAGCTTAGTACCGGGGAGCATGTGGCTCATTATGAAGCCTCAGGTTTAACACGTAAGGATGCTATGAAAAAGGCAGCGTCTGACCGTGGCCTGTCCAAGCGCGATATTTATAATGAACTCCTGGAGCGGGAATAA
- a CDS encoding small, acid-soluble spore protein, alpha/beta type — translation MSRRRRSMMSEELKTELAKELGFYETVEQEGWGGIRAVDAGNMVKRAIQLAEQAAARKS, via the coding sequence ATGAGCCGCAGAAGACGGAGCATGATGTCGGAGGAATTGAAGACGGAGCTGGCTAAGGAGCTTGGGTTCTACGAAACGGTTGAGCAGGAGGGCTGGGGCGGAATCCGGGCAGTCGACGCCGGGAATATGGTGAAGCGGGCGATTCAGCTGGCAGAGCAGGCTGCTGCGCGGAAATCGTAA
- a CDS encoding Veg family protein, translating to MANNALLEIKRSLEAHVGHKITLRANGGRRKTVERTGVLEETYPSVFIVKLDQEQQTFKRVSYSYADILTESVEITVTEDDGQMRIMYIKA from the coding sequence ATGGCTAATAACGCGCTGTTGGAAATTAAACGCAGTCTTGAAGCTCACGTCGGTCATAAGATCACGTTGCGGGCTAACGGTGGCCGTCGGAAGACCGTTGAACGCACCGGTGTCCTGGAAGAAACGTACCCTTCTGTATTTATTGTCAAACTCGATCAGGAGCAGCAGACATTCAAGCGTGTCTCCTATAGCTATGCCGATATACTTACTGAATCTGTGGAAATCACAGTTACCGAAGACGATGGGCAGATGCGGATTATGTATATCAAAGCTTAG
- a CDS encoding tRNA1(Val) (adenine(37)-N6)-methyltransferase: MTHSMNNTPISLHEAERIDDLLTHDLRIIQSDEVFSFSMDAVLLARFASVPPRGRVLDLCTGNGVIPMLLSTRTKASIEGIEIQPRLADMARRSVSLNGLEEKVQIHEGDLRELHLTAGYGVYDAITVNPPYMPLNGSDLKLNSHQAMARHEIGCTLEEVIQACVRLVRTGGKVSMVHKPQRLVDIISLMRKHRLEPKLIRFVHPRAHLEANMVLIEAARDGKPEVRLQPPLIVYNEDNQYCPEIMDIYYGNKEDTSQ; the protein is encoded by the coding sequence ATGACCCATTCAATGAACAATACACCTATATCCTTGCATGAAGCAGAACGGATCGATGATCTGCTCACCCATGATCTGAGAATTATCCAGAGTGACGAAGTATTTAGCTTCTCGATGGATGCCGTGTTGCTGGCACGGTTCGCCAGTGTACCGCCGCGCGGACGGGTGCTTGACCTGTGTACGGGTAACGGGGTAATTCCCATGCTACTGTCTACACGGACGAAGGCTTCTATTGAAGGAATCGAGATTCAGCCCCGTCTGGCGGATATGGCCCGGCGTAGTGTATCGCTTAACGGTCTGGAAGAGAAGGTACAAATTCATGAGGGCGATTTGCGGGAACTTCATCTTACAGCGGGCTATGGCGTATACGATGCGATCACGGTGAATCCCCCCTATATGCCGCTGAACGGGAGCGATCTGAAGCTGAATTCCCATCAGGCGATGGCCCGTCATGAAATCGGTTGTACTCTGGAGGAGGTCATTCAGGCCTGTGTCCGGCTGGTCCGTACCGGAGGCAAAGTCAGCATGGTGCATAAGCCGCAGCGCCTTGTAGATATTATCAGTCTGATGCGGAAGCACCGGCTGGAGCCGAAGCTGATCCGCTTTGTGCATCCCCGCGCCCATCTGGAAGCGAATATGGTTCTGATTGAGGCTGCGCGTGACGGGAAGCCCGAGGTGCGTTTACAACCGCCTTTAATCGTATATAATGAGGACAATCAATATTGCCCTGAGATTATGGATATTTATTACGGAAACAAAGAGGATACGAGCCAATGA
- the yabG gene encoding sporulation peptidase YabG gives MNLGDLVIRKSYGGDVTFRVDNILQNRAVIKGTEFRLLADSPLEDLVQVPPTRVTERGQRAQIKATESLTWLRKDRQVQSQRSGESVSGSTGTWGQSPKEAAYFEVPGKVLHLDGDALYLKKSLSLYEQLRIPAEGHHVNESKMAETLYRLLPRVRPDIVVITGHDGVLKQQQNYDLYSLSSYKNSQNFVAAIRVAREYERNFDALTIVAGACQSHFEALLGNGANFASSPGRILIHALDPVYIAAKASFTSIRDTVNLSDVLSHTISGNQGMGGIETRGSFRIGMPQLQNLATLKVAPSML, from the coding sequence ATGAATCTAGGAGACTTGGTCATTCGTAAATCCTATGGCGGCGATGTGACCTTCCGGGTAGACAATATATTGCAGAATAGAGCAGTCATCAAAGGCACGGAGTTCCGTCTGTTGGCGGATTCTCCGCTGGAGGATCTGGTTCAGGTGCCTCCTACACGGGTTACCGAGCGGGGACAGCGTGCACAGATCAAGGCAACAGAATCTCTAACCTGGCTGCGTAAAGACCGGCAGGTGCAGAGCCAGCGAAGCGGAGAGAGTGTATCGGGGTCCACGGGAACCTGGGGCCAATCTCCGAAGGAGGCGGCTTACTTTGAAGTGCCGGGCAAGGTCCTGCATCTGGACGGGGATGCGCTCTATCTGAAGAAGAGCCTGAGCCTCTACGAGCAGCTGCGCATACCGGCGGAGGGACATCATGTCAACGAATCCAAAATGGCAGAGACGCTGTACCGCCTGCTGCCCCGTGTGCGTCCCGATATCGTAGTGATTACCGGCCATGATGGAGTACTTAAGCAACAGCAGAATTATGATCTGTACAGTCTGAGCAGCTATAAGAATTCACAGAATTTTGTGGCAGCCATCCGGGTGGCCCGTGAGTACGAGCGGAATTTCGATGCCTTGACGATCGTAGCCGGAGCCTGCCAGTCGCACTTTGAGGCTCTCCTGGGCAATGGTGCCAACTTCGCCAGCTCCCCGGGCAGAATACTCATTCATGCCCTGGATCCGGTGTATATCGCGGCCAAGGCCTCTTTTACCTCCATCCGGGATACAGTGAACTTAAGCGATGTGCTGAGCCATACGATCAGCGGCAATCAGGGGATGGGCGGAATAGAGACGCGGGGCAGCTTCCGGATCGGAATGCCCCAACTGCAGAACCTGGCTACGCTGAAGGTAGCGCCTTCGATGCTGTAG
- the purR gene encoding pur operon repressor: protein MKKLKRSQRLVDMTQFLLEKPHDLLPLSTFAERYGAAKSSISEDLAIIKEVFEGEGMGELQTLAGAAGGVRYIPRMPMDMALAFVNRLCGQLEQSDRILPGGYLYMSDLLGLPSLMEQAGKIIATAFYGVEIDVVMTVETKGIPLAYATAAQLGLPVVLVRRDHQVTEGSAVSINYVSGSHKSIHTMSLSRRALREKSRVLIVDDFMKAGGTVRGMVDLLGEFNAEVAGVGVLVESGDVENEERLLHDYVSLVKLTEVDSKVRRISAFPGNYFSS from the coding sequence GTGAAAAAACTTAAACGAAGCCAACGGTTAGTTGACATGACGCAATTTTTACTGGAGAAGCCGCATGATCTGCTGCCGCTGTCCACTTTTGCAGAGCGGTACGGTGCGGCGAAGTCATCGATCAGCGAGGACCTGGCTATTATAAAAGAGGTATTTGAAGGCGAAGGGATGGGCGAGCTGCAGACACTGGCCGGGGCAGCGGGCGGAGTGCGGTATATTCCGCGCATGCCCATGGATATGGCGCTTGCCTTCGTGAACCGTCTGTGCGGACAGCTTGAGCAGAGTGACCGGATTCTGCCGGGCGGTTATCTGTATATGTCGGATTTGCTCGGCCTCCCGTCCCTGATGGAGCAGGCCGGCAAGATCATTGCCACCGCCTTCTACGGCGTGGAGATTGACGTCGTCATGACGGTGGAGACCAAGGGGATTCCGCTCGCGTACGCAACGGCTGCGCAGCTGGGGTTGCCGGTTGTGCTGGTCCGCCGTGACCATCAGGTAACGGAAGGCTCAGCTGTAAGCATCAACTATGTATCGGGCTCCCATAAGAGCATCCATACGATGTCCCTGTCCAGACGGGCACTGCGCGAGAAATCCCGGGTGCTGATTGTCGATGATTTCATGAAGGCGGGCGGCACCGTACGCGGAATGGTAGATCTGCTGGGTGAGTTCAATGCTGAGGTTGCAGGTGTAGGCGTGCTCGTAGAGTCCGGCGATGTGGAGAACGAAGAGCGTCTGCTGCATGACTACGTATCGCTGGTGAAGCTGACAGAGGTGGACTCCAAGGTACGGCGTATTTCGGCGTTTCCGGGCAACTATTTCTCCTCCTGA
- the spoVG gene encoding septation regulator SpoVG — MQITDVRLRRVNSEGRMKAIASITIDNEFVVHDIRVIDGNNGMFVAMPSKRTPDGEFRDIAHPISSGTREKIQSAVLAEYERAATEEEEVIEEGA, encoded by the coding sequence ATGCAAATTACGGATGTCAGACTCCGCCGCGTCAACTCTGAGGGGAGAATGAAAGCAATCGCATCCATTACAATCGATAACGAGTTTGTTGTTCATGACATTCGCGTCATCGACGGGAATAACGGGATGTTTGTTGCAATGCCCAGCAAGCGTACACCTGACGGAGAATTCCGCGATATCGCACACCCGATTTCTTCGGGAACGCGCGAAAAGATTCAATCTGCGGTTCTGGCCGAGTACGAACGTGCCGCTACGGAGGAAGAGGAAGTTATTGAAGAGGGAGCTTAA
- a CDS encoding AbrB/MazE/SpoVT family DNA-binding domain-containing protein: MMKSTGIVRKVDELGRVVIPIELRRTLGIGEKDALEIYVDGERIMLKKYEPACIFCGNAENVTYFKGKIVCHECISAIPTPVTN, encoded by the coding sequence ATGATGAAATCAACAGGAATTGTACGTAAGGTAGATGAGCTTGGACGGGTCGTTATTCCAATAGAATTGCGTCGTACCCTAGGCATTGGGGAAAAAGATGCGCTCGAAATTTACGTGGACGGTGAGCGGATCATGCTTAAGAAATACGAGCCTGCTTGCATTTTCTGCGGCAATGCTGAGAATGTAACTTACTTCAAAGGTAAAATTGTTTGTCATGAATGCATTTCGGCTATCCCTACCCCTGTGACAAACTAA
- the rnmV gene encoding ribonuclease M5 — MIKELIVVEGKSDTVAVKRAVEADTIETGGSAVDSRVIAKIKLAMERRGVIILTDPDHAGERIRKIVAAKVPGCKHAFIPEKDATRKGDIGIENASPEAIRHALEHVHTSFEGAPPIIGLDELMAAGLMVHPRAAERRMQLGNLLGIGYCNGKQLYKRLAMFGITREEFAQALAQIDQGGITS, encoded by the coding sequence ATGATTAAAGAGCTAATTGTGGTTGAAGGGAAAAGCGATACTGTTGCCGTTAAGCGGGCGGTTGAGGCCGATACGATTGAAACCGGGGGTTCGGCAGTGGATAGCAGGGTCATTGCCAAGATCAAGCTGGCCATGGAGCGCCGGGGTGTAATTATTCTTACCGACCCGGATCATGCCGGAGAGCGAATCCGCAAAATCGTTGCGGCCAAGGTACCGGGCTGCAAGCATGCCTTCATCCCTGAGAAGGATGCAACCCGCAAAGGCGATATCGGAATAGAGAATGCTTCGCCTGAGGCTATCCGCCATGCGCTGGAGCATGTACATACCTCCTTCGAGGGGGCGCCGCCTATCATCGGGCTGGATGAGCTCATGGCCGCAGGGCTGATGGTGCATCCCCGGGCGGCTGAGCGCAGAATGCAGCTTGGCAATCTGCTCGGTATCGGTTATTGCAATGGCAAACAGCTATACAAACGTCTGGCGATGTTCGGCATTACCCGCGAAGAATTCGCGCAGGCCCTCGCCCAAATTGATCAGGGAGGCATTACTTCATGA
- the rsmA gene encoding 16S rRNA (adenine(1518)-N(6)/adenine(1519)-N(6))-dimethyltransferase RsmA, translated as MSGIENISSPTRTKAIIQRYGFSFKKSLGQNFLIDQNILDKIVDAAGLDSTAGALEIGPGIGALTERLAMTAGAVTAVEIDRRLIPILRDVLSPYPHVKIRNDDVLKVNLQELFAEDFAGKDRVSVVANLPYYVTTPILMKLLEEKLPLDNIVVMIQKEVAERMAASPGGKEYGSLSIAVQYYSEPELVCMVPRTVFIPQPNVESAVIRLKVRERPPVEVADEKHFFGVVQASFTQRRKTIANNLKARFFPEEGRERLEALLSEAGIEPSRRGETLSIEEYARLSAVLLAAGIA; from the coding sequence ATGAGCGGTATCGAGAATATCTCGTCCCCAACAAGAACCAAAGCAATAATTCAGCGTTACGGATTCTCCTTCAAAAAAAGTCTGGGCCAGAACTTTCTGATCGATCAGAATATTCTGGACAAAATCGTGGATGCCGCCGGTCTGGACAGCACAGCCGGTGCACTTGAGATTGGGCCGGGAATCGGAGCACTGACGGAACGGCTGGCGATGACGGCCGGGGCTGTTACTGCAGTAGAGATTGACCGCAGGCTGATTCCGATTCTCAGGGATGTCCTGTCGCCATATCCCCATGTGAAGATCCGCAATGACGATGTGCTGAAGGTGAATCTGCAGGAGCTGTTCGCTGAGGATTTCGCGGGTAAGGACCGGGTTAGTGTAGTAGCTAATCTGCCGTATTATGTGACTACTCCCATCCTCATGAAGCTGCTGGAGGAGAAGTTGCCGCTGGATAATATCGTGGTCATGATCCAGAAGGAGGTTGCCGAGCGTATGGCGGCGTCTCCGGGCGGCAAGGAGTACGGCAGCCTGAGTATTGCCGTCCAGTATTACAGCGAGCCTGAGCTGGTCTGCATGGTGCCGCGTACGGTGTTCATCCCGCAGCCGAACGTTGAATCTGCTGTGATCCGGCTGAAGGTCAGAGAACGTCCTCCGGTGGAGGTAGCGGACGAGAAGCATTTCTTTGGTGTGGTTCAGGCGTCCTTTACCCAGCGGCGCAAGACGATTGCCAATAATCTTAAGGCCCGCTTCTTCCCGGAAGAAGGGCGGGAGCGCCTGGAGGCGCTGCTCTCCGAAGCCGGTATTGAACCCTCGCGGCGCGGCGAGACGCTTAGCATTGAAGAGTATGCCCGGCTCAGTGCGGTTCTTCTGGCCGCAGGCATCGCATAG